From a single Raphanus sativus cultivar WK10039 chromosome 3, ASM80110v3, whole genome shotgun sequence genomic region:
- the LOC130509888 gene encoding uncharacterized protein LOC130509888 → MATTGRKRLRNRGGRTSYGSTFLGQTDPSASTSRTPETVPESQIPSVPYVPQAPYDPHAYYPQPYVDPTTYFTYEEGRDHQQPHDQQPQHPQQPPQPAQPAPEQVPYEPPEEAPAVPGLHPDLMVPPDAPYARYSVEDILRMPGREGLPVLDPYLRSGTTW, encoded by the coding sequence ATGGCTACTACCGGTAGAAAGAGACTTAGGAACCGTGGCGGGAGGACTTCTTATGGGAGTACCTTTCTCGGCCAGACGGATCCATCAGCTTCTACCTCCCGCACCCCCGAAACTGTCCCCGAAAGCCAAATTCCTAGCGTCCCGTATGTGCCGCAGGCGCCATACGATCCACATGCATACTATCCGCAGCCTTACGTCGACCCAACTACATACTTTACTTATGAGGAGGGTCGTGATCATCAGCAGCCTCATGATCAGCAGCCACAACATCCACAACAACCTCCACAGCCGGCACAGCCGGCTCCAGAGCAAGTTCCATACGAGCCTCCAGAGGAGGCTCCTGCAGTTCCTGGTCTTCATCCAGATTTGATGGTGCCACCGGATGCACCTTATGCAAGATATTCTGTGGAAGACATTCTCAGGATGCCAGGACGAGAAGGTTTACCCGTCCTCGATCCATATCTACGATCCGGCACGACTtggtaa
- the LOC130509449 gene encoding uncharacterized protein LOC130509449: MSENIYALRSWMYAHKDSTGKVTDEFLNGAEIFMYQAGQTPLTKETGKMFCPCRKCKNTKFAASDTVWKHIVNRGFTPHYYIWFNHGEGDNRNEASGSNHVENVRNRDEPHLPSESVIQENHMLDHDRMHDMVTDAFRETTSVIEEVENVEGPNLDAKRFYEMLAAANEPIYEGCREGLSKLSLAARMMNIKTDHNLPEVCMDAWAELFKEYLPEDNLCAESYYEIQKLVHSLGLPSEMIDVCIDNCMIYWGKDAELLECKFCKKPRYKPQGRGRNRVPYQRMWYLPIKDRLKRLYQSEKTAASMRWHAEHDQKEGEINHPSDAKAWKHLNNVYPDFASNPRNVYLGLCTDGFSPFGMSGRQYSLWPVFLTPYNLPPEMCMEKELLFMSILIPGPKHPKRSLDVFLQPLIEELKELWSTGVQTYDCSTRTNFTMRAVLLWTISDFPAYGMLSGWTTHGRLSCPYCMGSTDAFQLKHGRKTSWFDCHRRFLPINHPYRRNKKHFRSKRIVRDTAPPYLSGEEIEKDIDYYGGQSTVVKGGNWHNPPNMPNGYGTQHNWHKKSIFWELPYWKDLLLRHNLDVMHIEKNFFDNIMNTLLNVPGKTKDNKNSRLDLPALCSRIELHIMNDGRIPVPIFRLSAQAKAALFKWVASDVKFSDGYVSNLSRCVDHQGQKFSGMKSHDCHVFMQRLLPFALAELVPKEVHEALAGNK; the protein is encoded by the coding sequence ATGTCCGAAAATATTTATGCGCTTCGGAGTTGGATGTATGCGCATAAAGATTCAACAGGAAAAGTAACAGACGAATTTCTGAACGGAGCAGAGATATTCATGTACCAGGCCGGACAGACGCCTCTCACAAAGGAAACGGGTAaaatgttctgtccatgtcgtaaatgcaaaaatacgaagtttgctgctagtgataccgtttggaaacatatagtaAATAGAGGATTTACTCCACATTACTATATTTGGTTTAACCATGGAGAGGGTGATAATAGGAATGAAGCTAGTGGTAGTAATCATGTTGAAAATGTTCGTAACAGAGATGAACCACATTTGCCTTCTGAAAGTGTTATTCaagaaaatcatatgttagatcATGATAGAATGCATGATATGGTTACTGATGCATTTCGTGAAACAACATCAGTAATAGAGGAGGTTGAAAATGTAGAGGGGcctaatttggatgcaaaaagattttatgaaatgctagCAGCAGCAAATGAGCCAATCTAtgaaggttgtagagaaggtctttctaaattatctttggcagctaggatgatgaatatcaaaactgatcataacttacctgaagtttgtatggatgcatgggctgagttgtttaaagagtatttgcctgaAGATAACTTGTgtgctgaatcttattatgagattcagaaacttgttcatAGTCTTGGCTTACCTTCGGAGATGATTGATGTGTGTATAGACAACTGTATGATATACTGGGGAAAAGATGCAGAATTATTAGAGTGTAAATTTTGCAAGAAGCCAAGATATAAACCGCAAGGACGTGGACGAAATAGGGTGCCGTACCAGCGGATGTGGTACTTACCAATCAAGGATAGACTCAAGAGATTATATCAATCTGAAAAGACGGCAGCgtcgatgagatggcatgcagaacatgatcagaaggaaggagagatcaatcatccctctgatgccaaagcgtggaaacatttgaATAATGTCTATCCTGATTTTGCAAGCAACCCCCGCAACGTTTATCTTGGGCTCTGCACAGATGGCTTTAGTCCATTTGGAATGTCTGGAAGACAATACTCTCTCTGGCCAGTCTTcttgacgccatacaaccttccaccagagatgTGTATGGAAAAAGAATTGCTTTTCATGAGTATATTGATACCTGGACCAAAACATCCCAAAAGATCCCTTGATGTTTTTCTACAACCTTTGATTGAAGAATTGAAGGAATTGTGGTCAACAGGCGTGCAGACATATGATTGTTCAACGAGAACAAACTTTACAATGCGAGCAGTTCTACTGTGGACTATTAGTGATTTTCCTgcatatgggatgttgtcgggctGGACGACGCATGGGAGgctatcttgtccatattgtatggGAAGCACAGACGCATTTCAGTTGAAGCATGGTAGGAAGACGTcctggtttgattgtcatcggagatttcttcccattaaccATCCATACCGAAGGAACAAGAAACACTTTCGGTCAAAAAGGATAGTAAGGGACACCGCTCCACCATATTTATCTGGAGAGGAAATCGAGAAGGATATTGATTACTATGGTGGACAAAGCACAGTTGTCAAAGGCGGTAATTGGCATAATCCTCCGAATATGCCTAATGGTTACGGGACTCAGCATaattggcacaagaagagtatattttgggaactTCCATATTGGAAAGATCTGCTGCTGCGCCACAATCTGgacgtgatgcatatagagaagaacttctttgacaacatcatgaatacGTTGTTGAACGTCCCtgggaagacaaaagataacaagaaCTCAAGGTTGGATTTACCTGCATTATGTTCTCGGATTGAACTGCATATTATGAACGATGGGAGAATTCCAGTTCCCATTTTCAGATTGTCAGCACAAGCAAAAGCTGCGTTGTTCAAGTGGGTGGCGTCAGATGTGAAGTTTTCTGATGGATATGTTTCAAATCTATCAAGATGTGTTGATCATCAGGGACAAAAGTTTTCAggaatgaagagtcatgactgtcatgtttTTATGCAACGACTTCTGCCATTTGCACTTGCGGAGTTGGTTCCAAAAGAGGTTCacgaagcacttgcaggtaacaaataa